The Halorubrum salinarum genome segment GGAGCGCTTCGACATGGACGACCCGCAGATCGACGTTCAGGAGGTCGACGAGCCCGACCTGAACGCCCAGATCGTCGCGGACCGTCTCGCGAACGCCCTCGAACGCGGCTGGTACTTCCGGAAGGCCGGTCACACGACGATCGACCGCATCATGGACGCGGGCGCGCTGGGCGCCGAGATCGTCCTGTCCGGGAAGGTCACCGGCGCGCGGTCGCGCGTCGAGAAGTTCAACCGCGGCTACATCAAGCACAACGGCGAGCCCGCAGAGGAGGTCGTCGACCACGGCCAGGGCGTCGCCGTCATGAAGCTCGGGACGATCGGCGTCAACGTCAAGATCATCCCGCCGGGCGCGACGCTCCCGGACGACTTCCAAGTCCGCGAGGACGCGGAGGTCCCGGAGGTCGAGCAGGCGGCGGTCGACGCCGACGCCGACGAGGGCGTCGAGTCGCTCCTCGAAGAGGACCCCGACGAGGTTCCGGACGTGGGCGGCGACGACGACGTTGACGTCCCCGACGAGGACCCCGCGGAGGTCATCGACGAGGAGGTCGTCGAGGAGGTCGTCGAGGAGACGCAGGAGACGGCCGCCGAGGCGACCGACGTCGCCGCGGAGGAACCGGTCGACGAGGACGTCGACGCCGACGAGCTCGACGACCTCGACGAAGAGATCGAGTCCGAGGCGGCCGACCTCGTCGCGGAGATGGAGGCGGCCGACGAAGAAGACGAGGAGGACGAATAGATGGCGATCCTCTACACCGACGAGATCCGCGACATGACCGCGGCGGAGCGGCAGGTCGAACTCGAGGAGCTCGAGACCGAGCTGCTCAACTCGAAGGCGCAGCGGGCGGCCGGCGGCATGCCGGAGAGCCCGGGCCGCGTCAACGAGCTGAAGAAGACCATCGCGCGGATCAAGACGATCCAGGCGGAAGAAGGCGACTTCGACGACGAGGAACAGTAAGATGATCTCCCCCGACACGCTCGTTCGACACGAACTCGTCGGCCTCCCGGTTCGGGTGGTCGACGCCGACAGCGACGCCCATGCGGGCGTCGCGGGTCGCGTGCTCGACGAGACGTTCGGCACCCTCGTGGTCCGGACGGGGTCGGGGGACAAGCGCGTGCCCAAGTCGGGCGCGACGTTCGAGTTCGGCGTCGTCGAGACGCCGACCGCTCGCACAGATGAAGCCGCCGGCGACGGAGGGTCGCCGGGGTCCGCGTCCCAACTCGGGTCGGATACTACGGGGGTCCGCCCCCGTCAGTCTGGCCCGTCCGGGTCCGAAAGCGCCGTCGACGGTGACGGCGCGGGCCCGGCGAGCCCACGAGGCGAGTGCAAAGACGCGGTCTACGCGACGGTGGATGGCGATCGGTTGCGACATCGGCCCGCCGAACGCACCGAACGAGGTGCCACACAATGGCGATAGGAATCGACGTACCCACGCCTCCGGAGCCAGACAACCCGGAGGATTACGACTACGAGAAGTGCCCGTTCTACGGGCAGCTCTCCGTCCGCGGCCAGACCCGCGAGGGGACGGTCGTGTCGACGGATATGGAAAAGACCGTCATCGTCGAGCGAGAGTACGACGTGTTCGTACCGAAATACGACCGGTACATGAAGCGTCGCTCGCGCATCCCGGCCCACGTGCCGGGCGTGCTCGACTCGCTCGAAGTCGGTGACGAAGTGAAAATCGCGGAGACGCGACCGCTCTCGAAGACGAAGTCCCACGTCGTCGTCGAGATCCTGTCGGGTGATCAGTGATGGAGGCGCTCAAGGCCGACGTCACGCAGGGGCTCTCGAAGGGCTCGCTGATCACGTGCGCCGACAACACCGGCGCCCGTGAGCTCAAGGTCATCTCCGTGTCGGGCTACTCCGGCACGAAGAACCGCCACCCGAAGGCGGGGATCGGCGACAAGGTGACCGTCTCGGTCACGAAAGGGACGCCGGAGATGCGGCGGCAGGTGCTGGAGGCGGTCGTCGTCCGCCAGCGCAAGCCGATCCGCCGTCCGGACGGCACGCGCGTGAAGTTCGAGGACAACGCGGCCGTCATCATCGACGACCTCGAGGAGCCGCGGGGCACGGAGATCAAAGGCCCCGTCGCCCGCGAGGTCGCCGAACGATTCGGGAGCATCGCCTCGACCGCGACGATGATCGTCTAACTATGACGAACCAGCCACGCAAACAACGAAAACGGTCGGAGACCGCGCCGCTCCACGAGCGGCAGAACCAGGTCCGGGCCACCCTCACCGAGGATCTCCGCGACGAGTACGGACAGCGGAACGTCCGCGTCAACGCCGGCGACACCGTCGAGGTGCTTCGCGGCGACGCGGCCCGCACGGAGGCGGAGGTCGTCTCCGTCGACCTGTCCGCCGAGCGGATCACGGTCGAGGACGTCACCGTCGAGAAGGCGGACGGGGAGGAGGTTCCCCGCCCCATCCCGGCGAGTAACGTCCGGGTGACCGAACTGGACCTCGAAGACGAGCGCCGCGAGGCGCGGCTCCAGGAGGACAACGAATGACGCGACACCAGAAGCGACTGTCAGTACCGAACTCCTGGCCGGTCGAGCGCAAGACGGACACGTTCACGGTGAAGGCGGGCGCGGGCCCGCACGGCGAGGCGGGCGTTCCCCTCGTCGTCCTGCTGCGGGACGTGCTCGGCTACGTCGACTCGACGAAGGAGGCGCGCTACGCGCTGAACAACGACTCGATCCTCGTCAACGGGGACGCCATCTCGGACGAGCAGCGTCCGATCGGGATGTTCGACATCCTGGCGTTCCCCGAGCGCGGGGAGTTCTTCCGCGTCTTCCCCGACGAGGGCGGTCGGCTCGCGCTGACCCCCGTCGACGAGGAGGCCGCGGGCAGCCGGCTCGGGAAGATCACGAACAAGACCGTCGTCCCCGGCGGGGTCGTCCAGCTGACGCTCCACGACGGGACGAACGTCCGCGTCGACGACGACGCGGACTACGAGACGAACGACTCGATCGTCGTCGACAACGAGACGAAGGAGATCGTCGCCCACTTCGAGTACGAGGAGGGCGCCCTCGTCACCGCCGTCGCCGGCCAGCACGCCGGTCAGATCGGCGAGATCGACGACATCGACGTGACGCTCGGCTCCGGCGACAACACCGTCACGGTCGCCAGCGACGACGGCGGCTACGAGACGATCGAGGAGTACGTCGTCGTGATCGACGAGAACTTCACGGACGACGACGAGGCGGGTGATTCGGATGAGTGAAGCCGAGAGCGCCGACCACGAGATGCGCGAGCCGTACCTCGAGAAGGTCGTCGTCCACATGGGCGTCGGGCAGGGCGGTGAGCCCCTCGCCGACGCCGAGCAGATCATCGAGGAGATCACGGGCCAGCAGTCGGTCCGGACCACCTCGAAGCGCACCATCGCCGAGTTCGGGATCCGCAAGGGCGACCCGATCGGCGTGAAGGTGACGCTGCGGGGCGAGGACGCGCACGCGTTCCTCGAGACCGCGCTGGACCTGGTCGAGATCGGCCGGAGCCAGTTCGACGACACGGGTAACCTCAGCTTCGGGATCGAGGACCACACCGACTTCCCGAGCCAGGAGTACGATCCCAACACCGGGATCTACGGCCTCGACGTGACGACGACGATCGTCCGTCCCGGCTACCGCGTCTCGAAACGCGACAAGGCGACGGGGACCATCCCCGGTCGCCACCGGATGACAGCCGAGGACGCGGCCGCGTTCCTCGAAACGAACTTCGACGTCGAGGTAAGCGAATGAGCGAAGCGAACAACGACACGGGCGAGCACGCCGCGAAGCGCACCGACTCCCGGCACACGTGCCGGCGGTGCGACCGCGAGCA includes the following:
- a CDS encoding 30S ribosomal protein S3 produces the protein MADEHQFIEDGLRRSQINEFFADELGRAGYGGMDVAQTPMGTQIVLKAEKPGMVIGKGGKNIRKITTELEERFDMDDPQIDVQEVDEPDLNAQIVADRLANALERGWYFRKAGHTTIDRIMDAGALGAEIVLSGKVTGARSRVEKFNRGYIKHNGEPAEEVVDHGQGVAVMKLGTIGVNVKIIPPGATLPDDFQVREDAEVPEVEQAAVDADADEGVESLLEEDPDEVPDVGGDDDVDVPDEDPAEVIDEEVVEEVVEETQETAAEATDVAAEEPVDEDVDADELDDLDEEIESEAADLVAEMEAADEEDEEDE
- the rpmC gene encoding 50S ribosomal protein L29, yielding MAILYTDEIRDMTAAERQVELEELETELLNSKAQRAAGGMPESPGRVNELKKTIARIKTIQAEEGDFDDEEQ
- a CDS encoding ribonuclease P protein component 1 → MISPDTLVRHELVGLPVRVVDADSDAHAGVAGRVLDETFGTLVVRTGSGDKRVPKSGATFEFGVVETPTARTDEAAGDGGSPGSASQLGSDTTGVRPRQSGPSGSESAVDGDGAGPASPRGECKDAVYATVDGDRLRHRPAERTERGATQWR
- a CDS encoding 30S ribosomal protein S17, which gives rise to MAIGIDVPTPPEPDNPEDYDYEKCPFYGQLSVRGQTREGTVVSTDMEKTVIVEREYDVFVPKYDRYMKRRSRIPAHVPGVLDSLEVGDEVKIAETRPLSKTKSHVVVEILSGDQ
- a CDS encoding 50S ribosomal protein L14 encodes the protein MEALKADVTQGLSKGSLITCADNTGARELKVISVSGYSGTKNRHPKAGIGDKVTVSVTKGTPEMRRQVLEAVVVRQRKPIRRPDGTRVKFEDNAAVIIDDLEEPRGTEIKGPVAREVAERFGSIASTATMIV
- the rplX gene encoding 50S ribosomal protein L24, with the protein product MTNQPRKQRKRSETAPLHERQNQVRATLTEDLRDEYGQRNVRVNAGDTVEVLRGDAARTEAEVVSVDLSAERITVEDVTVEKADGEEVPRPIPASNVRVTELDLEDERREARLQEDNE
- a CDS encoding 30S ribosomal protein S4e codes for the protein MTRHQKRLSVPNSWPVERKTDTFTVKAGAGPHGEAGVPLVVLLRDVLGYVDSTKEARYALNNDSILVNGDAISDEQRPIGMFDILAFPERGEFFRVFPDEGGRLALTPVDEEAAGSRLGKITNKTVVPGGVVQLTLHDGTNVRVDDDADYETNDSIVVDNETKEIVAHFEYEEGALVTAVAGQHAGQIGEIDDIDVTLGSGDNTVTVASDDGGYETIEEYVVVIDENFTDDDEAGDSDE
- a CDS encoding 50S ribosomal protein L5; its protein translation is MSEAESADHEMREPYLEKVVVHMGVGQGGEPLADAEQIIEEITGQQSVRTTSKRTIAEFGIRKGDPIGVKVTLRGEDAHAFLETALDLVEIGRSQFDDTGNLSFGIEDHTDFPSQEYDPNTGIYGLDVTTTIVRPGYRVSKRDKATGTIPGRHRMTAEDAAAFLETNFDVEVSE
- a CDS encoding 30S ribosomal protein S14, producing MSEANNDTGEHAAKRTDSRHTCRRCDREQGLVGKYDINLCRQCFREVARDMGFEKYS